One window of the Devosia sp. 2618 genome contains the following:
- the ligA gene encoding NAD-dependent DNA ligase LigA, whose product MTDLSSKPVDDLTEDEAKVELARLAEAIAAADIAYHQNDAPELTDAAYDALTRRNSAIEEAFPALVREDSPSNSVGAPPAEGFAKVRHAVPMLSLAKAYTDEDVVDFIERGRRFFERDKDLDIAFTAEPKIDGLSASLRYENGVFVQGATRGDGTVGEDITANLRTIKDIPEKLAGSGWPQSIEIRGEVYMTYAEFQALKARSAAVGGQDYVNPRNTAAGSLRQKDASVTASRNLRFFAYAWGATTEDPAPTQYEAVQKFAEWGFQISPLMVRAKSVDELIAQYRKIEELRSSLGYDIDGVVYKVDQLELQRRWGFVTGEPRWAVAHKFPAEQATTVVKKIDIQVGRTGTLAPVARLEPVTVGGVVVENVTLHNEDYIKGLDSTGLPIREGIDIRIGDTVVIQRAGDVIPQIVRVVLEKRPTDAVPYEFPHECPVCGSPATREVNEKTGKEDSRRRCTGELICAAQAVEGLRHFVSRGAMDIEGLGAENIDLLFNAGLVKTAADIFTLKDRRADVTRAMAARREEQAKLREAASGKTRKNVRSVEDRNYEGLDKLFAAIDARREPELDRFLFALGIRHIGETTAAVLARTFSTMEELMRVGKETAAAEDPTSVFPSVDGIGGTVIDALVDFFGNERNDDVLDALLIQVHPKPYIVSVSADSVVAGKTVVFTGSLEKMSRSEAKAMAEWLGAKVAGSVSAKTDILIAGPGAGSKLKSAEALGVEVITEDEWFERVGK is encoded by the coding sequence ATGACCGATCTATCCAGCAAGCCCGTCGACGATCTGACCGAAGACGAAGCCAAGGTGGAGCTGGCGCGGCTGGCCGAAGCCATTGCCGCTGCTGACATCGCCTATCACCAGAATGACGCGCCGGAGTTGACCGACGCGGCCTATGACGCGCTCACCCGTCGCAACAGCGCGATCGAGGAGGCGTTTCCGGCCTTGGTGCGCGAGGATAGCCCGTCCAATTCCGTGGGCGCCCCGCCGGCCGAAGGCTTTGCCAAGGTTCGCCACGCCGTGCCGATGCTGAGCCTCGCCAAAGCCTATACCGATGAGGACGTGGTCGATTTTATCGAACGCGGTCGGCGTTTTTTCGAGCGCGATAAGGACCTCGATATCGCGTTCACGGCAGAGCCCAAGATCGACGGTCTCTCCGCCTCACTGCGCTACGAGAATGGAGTGTTCGTGCAGGGCGCAACGCGCGGCGACGGTACGGTGGGCGAGGACATCACCGCAAATCTGCGTACCATCAAGGACATTCCCGAAAAGCTGGCCGGTTCGGGCTGGCCGCAAAGCATCGAGATCCGCGGCGAGGTCTATATGACCTATGCGGAGTTCCAAGCGCTCAAGGCGCGCTCGGCGGCGGTTGGCGGGCAGGACTACGTCAATCCGCGCAACACCGCGGCTGGTTCGCTCCGCCAGAAGGATGCGTCGGTCACGGCCAGCCGAAACCTCCGGTTTTTTGCCTATGCCTGGGGCGCGACAACGGAAGATCCTGCGCCGACGCAATATGAAGCCGTGCAGAAGTTCGCCGAATGGGGCTTTCAGATCAGCCCACTGATGGTGCGGGCCAAGTCGGTCGATGAGCTGATTGCGCAGTACCGCAAGATCGAAGAACTGCGCTCCTCGCTCGGCTATGACATTGACGGCGTGGTCTACAAGGTCGATCAGCTTGAGCTGCAGCGGCGCTGGGGGTTTGTCACCGGCGAACCGCGCTGGGCCGTCGCGCACAAGTTCCCCGCTGAGCAGGCTACGACGGTCGTCAAAAAGATCGACATTCAGGTCGGCCGCACCGGCACGCTGGCGCCGGTGGCGCGGCTTGAGCCGGTGACGGTGGGGGGCGTGGTCGTCGAAAACGTCACGCTGCATAACGAGGACTATATCAAGGGCCTCGACAGCACCGGCCTGCCTATTCGCGAGGGGATCGACATCCGCATTGGCGACACCGTCGTCATCCAGCGGGCAGGGGACGTTATTCCCCAGATCGTGCGGGTAGTGCTCGAGAAGCGCCCGACCGATGCCGTGCCCTACGAGTTTCCGCATGAATGCCCGGTCTGCGGCTCGCCCGCGACGCGCGAGGTCAACGAGAAGACCGGCAAGGAAGACTCCCGCCGTCGCTGCACGGGCGAGCTGATATGTGCGGCTCAGGCAGTCGAAGGGCTGCGCCATTTCGTGTCGCGTGGGGCAATGGATATCGAAGGACTGGGCGCCGAGAATATCGACCTGCTTTTCAATGCCGGACTGGTCAAGACCGCCGCCGATATTTTCACGCTGAAGGATCGTCGTGCCGACGTCACGCGCGCCATGGCGGCGCGCCGCGAGGAACAGGCCAAGCTTCGCGAAGCTGCTTCGGGCAAGACACGCAAGAATGTGCGCAGCGTCGAAGACCGCAACTACGAAGGGCTCGACAAGCTTTTTGCCGCCATCGATGCCCGGCGCGAGCCTGAGCTGGATCGCTTCCTTTTCGCGCTTGGTATTCGCCATATTGGGGAAACGACGGCGGCCGTATTGGCCCGGACGTTCTCGACCATGGAAGAGCTGATGCGGGTCGGCAAGGAAACGGCCGCTGCCGAGGACCCGACCAGTGTATTCCCGTCGGTGGACGGCATTGGCGGCACGGTGATTGATGCGTTGGTCGATTTTTTCGGCAACGAGCGCAATGACGATGTGCTCGATGCGCTGCTGATCCAGGTTCACCCCAAGCCCTATATCGTCAGCGTTTCCGCCGACAGCGTGGTGGCTGGCAAGACCGTGGTGTTTACCGGCTCGCTCGAAAAAATGTCACGATCCGAAGCCAAGGCTATGGCCGAGTGGCTGGGGGCGAAGGTCGCGGGATCGGTATCGGCCAAGACCGACATTCTGATCGCGGGCCCGGGTGCCGGGTCAAAATTGAAATCGGCCGAAGCGCTCGGGGTGGAAGTGATCACCGAGGACGAGTGGTTCGAACGGGTCGGCAAATAG
- a CDS encoding DUF3828 domain-containing protein gives MRVVTIATGLFLAFASTSFAQPFSDPYDLLEAFYQPYFDGEFPADESEFRSSDLQALYDRDAEITPEGEMGALGFDPYVDGQDYELTDFEIGAPGIAGDYASSTVTFKNFGEPRSLTFEMVREDGGWKIDDVVSENPDNEYRLSDIFGEADAE, from the coding sequence ATGCGCGTCGTCACCATAGCCACCGGCCTGTTTCTGGCGTTCGCCAGCACCAGCTTTGCCCAGCCGTTTTCGGACCCCTATGACCTGCTGGAGGCGTTCTATCAGCCTTATTTCGATGGCGAGTTCCCGGCCGATGAGAGCGAGTTTCGCTCTTCCGACCTGCAGGCGCTCTATGATCGGGACGCCGAAATCACGCCAGAAGGCGAGATGGGCGCTCTGGGCTTCGACCCCTATGTCGATGGGCAGGACTATGAGCTGACCGACTTCGAGATCGGCGCGCCCGGGATCGCCGGCGACTATGCGTCGTCAACCGTGACGTTCAAGAATTTTGGCGAGCCACGCAGCCTGACGTTTGAAATGGTGCGTGAAGATGGTGGCTGGAAGATCGATGACGTCGTGTCCGAGAACCCGGACAATGAATACCGGTTGTCGGATATTTTCGGCGAAGCTGACGCAGAGTAA
- a CDS encoding aminopeptidase P family protein yields MTAQNFPATVFQSFEDKADKKNVAPRLAALRGAMAKAGVDGFLIPRADAHRGESVPESEARLAYVTGFTGSAGLALIGTDKAGLFVDSRYTLQAPAQTDTNLITVIETDRGGLNAESKSLIREGGTVAYDPWLHTPGEIRDTAKLLDGHASLVASPNLVDSVWADRPGAPVSTIEFLGHNRAGRTANEKIAEIQAALIADHADATVLTLPESICWLLNMRGRDVPNTPFVLGFAIVPATGAPTLYLEPAKITEELTKALDGVARIDASINLADALVALGKAAKVVWIDPATAPEAVAVSLKDAGATLIEKRDPVLLPKSRKNAAELAGMREAHHLDGVALAKFLAWFDAEAPKGELTEIAIVTALEAFRREEETCVDASFDTISGAGANGAIVHYRVTEKTDRTLHSGDIMLVDSGAQYLSGTTDITRTISTGSSTPEQRDRYTRVLKGMIAISTAIFPKGTTGGQIDILARQFLWQDGVTYNHGTGHGVGAYLGVHEGPVGIASRYTAPFEVGNVISNEPGYYKAGEYGIRIENLITVVESAKFPGYLQFETLTLAPIDKRLIDTALLTVSEKAWLDAYHQSVWDEIGPKVAGSVKDWLKGATSAV; encoded by the coding sequence ATGACCGCCCAAAATTTCCCCGCCACCGTGTTCCAGAGCTTTGAGGACAAGGCCGACAAAAAGAACGTCGCGCCGCGTCTGGCCGCCTTGCGCGGTGCCATGGCCAAGGCTGGTGTCGATGGATTCCTCATTCCGCGCGCCGACGCGCATCGCGGCGAATCGGTGCCCGAAAGCGAAGCTCGGCTGGCCTATGTCACCGGCTTTACCGGCTCGGCCGGGCTGGCGCTGATCGGCACCGACAAAGCCGGCCTGTTCGTCGATAGCCGCTACACGCTGCAGGCTCCCGCACAGACCGATACCAACCTGATCACCGTCATCGAAACCGATCGCGGCGGCCTTAATGCCGAATCCAAGTCGCTCATCCGCGAAGGCGGCACCGTGGCCTACGACCCATGGCTGCACACGCCCGGCGAAATCCGCGACACGGCAAAGCTGCTCGATGGTCACGCCTCCTTGGTCGCCAGCCCCAATCTCGTCGACAGCGTCTGGGCTGACCGACCGGGCGCACCCGTCTCGACAATCGAATTCCTCGGCCACAATCGCGCCGGGCGCACGGCCAACGAAAAGATCGCCGAAATTCAGGCCGCACTCATCGCAGACCACGCCGACGCGACGGTGCTCACCCTGCCCGAATCCATCTGCTGGCTGCTCAATATGCGCGGTCGCGACGTGCCCAACACGCCCTTCGTCCTCGGCTTTGCCATTGTGCCCGCCACCGGCGCGCCGACGCTCTATCTCGAGCCGGCCAAGATCACCGAGGAGCTGACCAAGGCACTCGATGGCGTCGCCAGGATCGATGCCAGCATCAACCTCGCCGATGCGCTCGTCGCCTTGGGCAAAGCCGCCAAGGTCGTCTGGATCGACCCCGCAACCGCCCCGGAAGCCGTCGCTGTATCCCTGAAAGATGCAGGCGCAACGCTGATCGAAAAGCGCGATCCGGTCCTCTTGCCCAAGTCGCGCAAGAACGCCGCCGAACTGGCCGGCATGCGAGAGGCGCATCATCTCGATGGCGTGGCGCTGGCCAAATTCCTCGCCTGGTTCGATGCCGAAGCGCCAAAGGGCGAACTCACCGAAATCGCCATCGTCACGGCGCTCGAAGCCTTCCGTCGCGAAGAGGAAACCTGTGTCGACGCCAGCTTCGATACTATTTCTGGCGCGGGCGCCAACGGCGCCATCGTCCACTACCGCGTCACCGAAAAGACCGACCGCACCCTGCACTCCGGCGACATCATGCTGGTCGATAGCGGCGCGCAATATCTGTCTGGCACCACCGACATCACGCGCACAATCTCGACTGGCTCCTCAACGCCAGAGCAGCGCGACCGCTACACCCGCGTGCTCAAAGGCATGATCGCCATTTCCACGGCTATCTTCCCCAAAGGCACCACCGGGGGGCAGATCGACATTCTGGCGCGCCAGTTCCTCTGGCAGGACGGCGTCACCTACAACCATGGCACCGGCCACGGCGTCGGCGCCTATCTGGGCGTGCACGAAGGCCCGGTCGGCATCGCCTCGCGCTACACAGCCCCTTTCGAGGTCGGTAACGTCATCTCCAATGAGCCCGGTTACTACAAGGCGGGCGAATACGGCATCCGCATCGAAAACCTGATCACTGTCGTCGAAAGCGCCAAATTCCCCGGCTACCTACAGTTTGAAACGCTGACCCTGGCCCCCATCGACAAGCGTCTGATCGACACCGCGCTGCTGACCGTCAGTGAAAAAGCCTGGCTCGACGCCTATCACCAAAGCGTCTGGGACGAAATCGGCCCGAAGGTGGCGGGTTCGGTCAAGGACTGGCTGAAGGGCGCGACGTCTGCGGTTTAG
- a CDS encoding 50S ribosomal protein L11 methyltransferase — MSVDQLSAPLTKEQAYALVDAVMERDDLALTASAHENEETGEWFFEATCESPPDVEAFAELARQTLGGVVDFSVAPIDPEINWVAKSLEGLAPVIAGGFYVYGSHDENSPIPEGLTPMRIDAAQAFGTGHHETTTGCLEAIDALLKVKQPTAMIDVGTGTGVLAIAIAKRIPGKVLATDIDPIAVVTTIENAEQNGVADQIGALEATGLDHPDIVARGPYDLLVANILAGPLTELAPGMANIAQPGATIILSGILNTQADGVIGAYQAAGLTLVDHLKRKDWTTLVLEKR; from the coding sequence ATGTCCGTCGATCAGCTGTCTGCCCCGCTCACCAAGGAACAGGCCTATGCCCTGGTCGATGCCGTCATGGAGCGTGACGATCTGGCGCTGACCGCCTCGGCGCATGAGAACGAAGAAACCGGCGAATGGTTCTTTGAAGCGACCTGCGAAAGCCCGCCGGACGTTGAGGCATTTGCCGAACTGGCGCGCCAAACTCTTGGCGGCGTCGTCGACTTCTCCGTCGCGCCAATTGATCCCGAAATCAACTGGGTCGCCAAGTCGCTGGAAGGCCTTGCACCGGTCATCGCCGGCGGTTTCTACGTCTATGGCAGCCACGACGAAAATTCGCCTATCCCCGAAGGCCTGACACCGATGCGCATCGACGCCGCGCAGGCCTTTGGCACCGGCCACCACGAAACCACTACAGGTTGCCTCGAAGCGATAGACGCATTGCTCAAGGTCAAGCAGCCAACGGCGATGATCGACGTCGGCACCGGCACCGGCGTTCTGGCCATCGCCATCGCCAAGCGCATCCCCGGCAAGGTGCTGGCCACCGATATCGACCCTATCGCTGTCGTCACGACGATTGAAAATGCCGAACAGAACGGCGTTGCCGACCAGATCGGCGCCCTAGAAGCCACAGGCCTCGACCACCCCGATATCGTCGCGCGTGGCCCCTATGATCTGCTCGTTGCCAATATTCTGGCCGGCCCACTGACCGAACTCGCGCCCGGCATGGCCAACATCGCCCAGCCCGGCGCCACGATCATCCTGTCAGGCATTCTCAACACCCAGGCCGACGGCGTCATCGGTGCCTATCAGGCTGCGGGCCTGACGCTGGTCGATCACCTCAAGCGTAAAGACTGGACCACCCTGGTTCTCGAAAAGCGCTAA
- a CDS encoding ClbS/DfsB family four-helix bundle protein produces the protein MAVPQNKAELLTAIDTTYAKLAKELASIPEDRASEQTLDGHMQNTQMSVRDLVAYLIGWNELVLKWHARQRDGLVVDFPETGFKWNQLGQLAQKFYADYADLTLPELLQRFADAKAGIVALIESHDDVELYGAPWYEKYTMGRMIQFNTSSPYSNALARLRKWKKAQGLR, from the coding sequence ATGGCTGTGCCGCAGAACAAGGCCGAACTACTCACGGCCATCGACACCACCTATGCCAAGCTGGCCAAGGAGCTGGCCAGTATTCCCGAGGATCGCGCGAGCGAACAGACCCTCGATGGGCATATGCAAAACACGCAAATGAGCGTGCGCGACCTTGTCGCCTATCTCATCGGCTGGAACGAGTTGGTGCTGAAGTGGCACGCCCGCCAGCGTGATGGGCTGGTTGTCGATTTCCCCGAAACGGGCTTCAAATGGAACCAGCTCGGCCAACTGGCGCAAAAGTTCTACGCCGATTACGCCGACCTGACCCTGCCAGAACTGCTGCAACGTTTCGCCGACGCCAAGGCCGGCATCGTGGCCCTCATCGAAAGCCATGATGACGTCGAACTCTACGGCGCGCCCTGGTACGAAAAGTACACCATGGGCCGCATGATCCAGTTCAACACCTCATCGCCCTATTCCAATGCATTGGCGCGCCTACGCAAATGGAAAAAGGCGCAGGGGCTGCGCTGA
- a CDS encoding UvrD-helicase domain-containing protein, with protein MSGEPHPLDRPTAGAITGQFKRNQTPDYLSGLNEEQRDAVVSIDGPLLVLAGAGTGKTRVLTTRIAHIINTNRAWPSQILSVTFTNKAAREMKERIEKLVPRLEAMPWMGTFHSIGARILRQHAELVGLTSSFTILDTDDQIRLIKQLLAADNIDEKRWPAKLFANMMDGWKNKGLLPKDVSPADSGSYANGRGSKLYADYQARLKSLNAADFGDLLLECIRLFKENPDVLAEFHRKFKYMLVDEYQDSNVAQYLWLRLLAQGKPASEANICVVGDDDQSIYGWRGAEVDNILRFEKDFPGAKVIKLERNYRSTSNILKAASNIIAFNESRLGKTLQTDVGETGELVSVTQLWDSEEEARTVGDEIEQYQRDGDSLNSMAILVRASFQMREFEERFITLGLNYRVIGGPRFYERKEIRDALAYLRLVAQPADDLAFERIINVPKRGIGDATVKMLMETARDQNMPLLAATRLLLETEELKPKQRTTLGSLVGQFEDWAFRSASMKPFELVEQILEESGYTDMLSADKSVESEGRKENLKELSRAMGDFDTLGGFLEHISLVMDRDSADAADAVTIMTLHGAKGLEFNTVFLPGWEEGTFPSQRSMDESGRAGLEEERRLAYVGITRGRKRVRISAAQNRRIHGLWQSAIPSRFLDELPADAVEVKDTGSSYGGYGYGGGATSRFNKADPFESVYETPGWQRARAQQASRKGGGPLTIDGDLVARSVDLGNDKSAFGMGERVFHLKFGYGAITDIEGNKLTIDFEKAGRKKVLESFIKKA; from the coding sequence ATGTCCGGTGAACCCCACCCACTCGACCGCCCGACTGCGGGCGCCATTACCGGCCAGTTCAAGCGCAACCAGACGCCTGACTATCTGAGCGGCCTCAATGAAGAACAGCGCGATGCGGTCGTCAGCATCGATGGCCCGCTGCTGGTGCTCGCGGGCGCCGGCACAGGCAAGACGCGTGTGCTGACCACCCGCATTGCCCACATTATCAATACCAACCGCGCCTGGCCCTCCCAGATCCTGTCGGTGACCTTTACCAACAAGGCCGCGCGGGAAATGAAGGAGCGTATCGAAAAGCTGGTGCCGCGCCTTGAGGCAATGCCGTGGATGGGCACTTTCCACTCGATCGGCGCTCGCATCCTGCGTCAACACGCCGAGCTGGTGGGGCTGACCAGCTCTTTCACCATCCTCGATACCGACGATCAGATCCGCCTGATCAAGCAATTGCTCGCGGCCGACAATATCGACGAGAAGCGTTGGCCCGCCAAGCTCTTCGCCAACATGATGGACGGCTGGAAGAACAAGGGCCTGCTGCCCAAGGACGTGTCGCCCGCCGATAGCGGCAGCTATGCCAATGGTCGCGGCTCCAAGCTTTACGCAGACTATCAGGCTCGCCTCAAATCGCTGAACGCCGCCGATTTCGGCGACCTGCTGCTCGAATGCATCCGGCTGTTCAAGGAAAACCCGGACGTGCTGGCCGAATTCCACCGCAAGTTCAAATACATGCTGGTGGACGAGTATCAGGACAGCAACGTCGCTCAATATCTGTGGCTGCGCCTGCTAGCGCAGGGCAAGCCCGCCAGCGAAGCCAATATCTGCGTCGTGGGTGACGACGATCAGTCGATCTATGGCTGGCGCGGCGCCGAGGTCGACAACATCCTGCGCTTCGAAAAGGACTTTCCGGGCGCAAAGGTGATCAAGCTCGAGCGCAATTACCGCTCGACTTCCAACATCCTCAAGGCCGCCTCCAACATCATCGCCTTCAACGAAAGCCGCCTCGGCAAGACGCTGCAGACCGATGTCGGCGAAACGGGCGAACTGGTCTCTGTCACCCAGCTATGGGACAGCGAAGAAGAAGCGCGCACCGTCGGCGACGAGATCGAGCAATATCAGCGCGACGGCGACAGCCTCAACTCAATGGCAATCCTGGTCCGCGCCTCGTTCCAAATGCGCGAATTCGAAGAGCGGTTCATCACCCTCGGCCTTAACTACCGCGTCATCGGTGGCCCGCGCTTTTACGAGCGCAAGGAAATCCGCGACGCTCTGGCCTATCTCCGCCTCGTGGCCCAGCCTGCTGACGACCTGGCTTTCGAGCGCATTATCAATGTGCCCAAGCGCGGCATTGGCGACGCCACGGTCAAAATGCTGATGGAAACGGCGCGGGACCAGAACATGCCCCTGCTGGCCGCGACACGCCTGCTGCTTGAAACCGAAGAACTCAAGCCCAAGCAGCGCACGACTTTGGGCAGCCTTGTCGGCCAGTTCGAAGACTGGGCGTTCCGCTCCGCCTCAATGAAGCCATTCGAACTCGTCGAGCAGATCCTCGAAGAGAGCGGCTATACCGACATGCTCAGCGCCGACAAATCGGTGGAATCGGAAGGTCGCAAGGAAAACCTCAAGGAACTCAGCCGCGCCATGGGGGATTTCGACACCCTCGGCGGCTTCCTCGAACACATCTCGCTCGTCATGGACCGCGATAGCGCCGATGCAGCTGATGCTGTCACCATCATGACCCTGCACGGCGCCAAGGGACTGGAGTTCAACACCGTCTTCCTGCCCGGTTGGGAAGAAGGCACTTTCCCCAGCCAGCGTTCGATGGATGAAAGCGGCCGCGCCGGCCTCGAAGAAGAGCGCCGCCTCGCCTATGTCGGCATCACCCGTGGCCGCAAGCGCGTTCGCATTTCCGCCGCGCAGAACCGCCGCATCCACGGCCTCTGGCAGTCAGCCATTCCATCGCGGTTTCTCGATGAACTCCCCGCCGATGCCGTCGAGGTCAAGGACACTGGCTCATCCTATGGCGGTTACGGCTATGGCGGCGGCGCCACCAGTCGCTTCAACAAAGCCGACCCATTCGAGAGCGTTTACGAAACGCCCGGCTGGCAGCGCGCCCGCGCCCAGCAGGCCAGCCGCAAGGGTGGCGGCCCGCTGACCATCGACGGCGACCTGGTGGCGCGCTCGGTGGACCTCGGCAACGACAAATCCGCCTTCGGCATGGGCGAACGCGTCTTCCACCTCAAATTCGGCTACGGCGCCATTACCGATATCGAAGGCAACAAACTGACCATAGACTTCGAAAAAGCCGGCCGCAAAAAGGTTCTCGAAAGCTTCATCAAGAAGGCCTGA
- a CDS encoding esterase-like activity of phytase family protein: MNTTKLLTALTAALLATTVSANAAEHFNRIASFPVALNSPEAEATSSEIITATEDGMTLIYSDSPAGGIGFVDITDAKAPAPKGFLSLDGEPTSVTVIGDKAYVGVNTSENFTNPSGKLSVVDIATQKVEDEYDLGGQPDSVAHNAAGTLVAIAIENERDEELGDGGIPQLPAGFVVIFDVAAKSLKTVELTGLASVGAEDPEPEFVDFNENDEIAVTLQENNYIAIIDGKSGTVTGGFDAGTVSLADVDTKKDGALRFTGKQADVPREPDAIKWLDANRLVIANEGDWKGGTRGFTIFNRDGTVLFDSGNALDYNAAQLGHYPDHRNKKGVEPEGLEVASFGGQQYIFVAEERSSLIAVYKDTGAEPEFVQSLPSGISPEGLVAIPARNLLATANEVDLRADGGVGSHVMLYELAEGPANYPQLISDLDADGRPIGWAAISGAVADAEKPGILYAVSDSVLSAEPAIYTIDATSQPARITAKTIITRGGDAAQKLDLEGITLDGKGGFWLASEGDSAKLTPHALYNVDADGKIIAEVALPDELTANAVRFGAEGVTRIGEGDDTTLWVAIQREWKDDPKGQVKLLSYKPATKEWGAVAYPLETPAEGAWVGLSEITAHGDYIYIVERDNQIGDKAKLKALYRVPVADLVAAKLGTELPVVSKELVRDFIPDLKASNGYIVDKVESFAIDAAGNGFVITDNDGTSDSSGETLFWTIGAL, encoded by the coding sequence ATGAACACGACAAAACTTCTGACCGCGCTGACCGCCGCGCTGCTGGCCACAACTGTTTCGGCCAATGCCGCAGAACACTTCAACCGCATTGCCAGCTTTCCTGTCGCGCTGAACAGCCCCGAGGCTGAGGCCACCTCTTCGGAAATCATCACCGCGACCGAAGACGGAATGACCCTGATTTATTCGGACAGCCCGGCTGGCGGCATCGGCTTTGTCGACATCACCGACGCCAAGGCACCGGCGCCCAAGGGTTTCCTGTCGCTCGATGGCGAGCCGACCTCGGTCACCGTGATCGGCGACAAGGCCTATGTCGGCGTCAACACCTCCGAGAACTTTACCAATCCTTCGGGCAAGCTGTCTGTGGTCGATATTGCGACGCAGAAGGTCGAAGACGAATACGATCTGGGCGGCCAGCCTGACTCGGTGGCGCACAATGCTGCTGGGACGCTGGTGGCTATCGCGATCGAAAACGAGCGCGACGAAGAACTCGGCGACGGCGGCATTCCACAGCTGCCCGCCGGTTTTGTTGTGATCTTTGACGTTGCCGCCAAGTCGCTCAAGACGGTTGAACTGACCGGTCTCGCATCGGTTGGTGCCGAGGACCCGGAACCGGAATTCGTCGATTTCAACGAGAATGACGAGATCGCCGTCACGCTGCAGGAAAACAACTACATCGCCATCATCGATGGCAAGAGCGGTACGGTCACGGGTGGTTTTGATGCCGGCACGGTGTCGCTGGCCGATGTCGACACCAAGAAGGACGGCGCGCTGCGTTTCACCGGCAAGCAGGCCGACGTGCCGCGCGAGCCAGACGCCATCAAGTGGCTCGATGCCAACCGCCTCGTCATCGCCAATGAAGGCGACTGGAAGGGTGGCACGCGCGGCTTCACGATCTTCAATCGTGACGGCACCGTGTTGTTCGACTCGGGCAATGCGCTTGACTACAACGCGGCGCAGCTCGGTCACTATCCCGACCACCGTAACAAGAAGGGCGTCGAGCCAGAAGGTCTGGAAGTCGCGAGCTTTGGCGGCCAGCAGTACATTTTCGTGGCCGAAGAGCGTTCGTCGTTGATCGCGGTCTACAAGGATACCGGCGCTGAGCCAGAATTCGTGCAGTCGCTGCCTTCGGGCATTTCGCCTGAAGGTCTGGTTGCCATTCCAGCACGCAATCTGTTGGCAACGGCCAATGAAGTCGACCTGCGCGCCGATGGCGGCGTGGGCAGCCACGTGATGCTCTATGAACTGGCTGAAGGCCCAGCCAACTATCCGCAGCTGATTTCCGACCTTGATGCCGATGGCCGTCCGATTGGCTGGGCCGCGATTTCGGGTGCCGTGGCCGATGCTGAAAAGCCGGGTATTCTCTATGCGGTCAGCGACAGCGTGCTGTCGGCGGAGCCTGCCATTTACACGATCGATGCGACCAGCCAGCCGGCCCGTATCACAGCCAAGACCATCATCACCCGCGGTGGAGATGCGGCCCAGAAACTGGACCTCGAAGGCATTACATTGGACGGCAAGGGCGGCTTCTGGCTCGCCTCGGAAGGCGATAGCGCCAAGCTGACGCCACATGCGCTCTACAATGTCGATGCTGACGGCAAGATCATTGCCGAAGTCGCGCTTCCTGACGAGTTGACCGCAAACGCCGTGCGCTTCGGTGCTGAAGGCGTGACCCGCATCGGCGAGGGCGACGACACGACGTTGTGGGTCGCCATCCAGCGCGAATGGAAGGACGATCCCAAGGGCCAGGTGAAGCTTTTGAGCTACAAGCCTGCCACCAAGGAATGGGGCGCCGTTGCCTATCCGCTCGAAACCCCGGCTGAAGGCGCCTGGGTTGGGCTGTCGGAAATCACCGCGCATGGCGACTACATCTATATCGTCGAGCGTGACAACCAGATCGGCGACAAGGCCAAGCTCAAGGCGCTCTATCGCGTGCCTGTGGCCGACCTCGTGGCCGCCAAGTTGGGCACGGAATTGCCGGTTGTCTCCAAGGAACTGGTGCGTGACTTCATCCCCGACCTCAAGGCCAGCAACGGCTATATCGTCGACAAGGTCGAGAGCTTTGCCATTGATGCGGCCGGCAATGGCTTCGTGATCACCGACAATGACGGCACCTCGGACAGCTCTGGCGAGACGCTGTTTTGGACCATCGGCGCGCTTTAG